Proteins encoded in a region of the Mucilaginibacter sabulilitoris genome:
- a CDS encoding cupin domain-containing protein produces the protein METKKHFFAGIIAIVAIAAITIPGSALAQQAGIKRTELQRHDLSTPGREAVQVRIDFAPGAAFGKHIHPGEEIIYVLEGVLEYQVEGKPPVILKAGDVLFIPAGTVHAARNTSSADAQELATYVVEKGKPIVVPVK, from the coding sequence ATGGAAACGAAAAAACACTTCTTCGCCGGCATTATCGCAATTGTTGCTATAGCGGCAATCACAATCCCGGGCTCCGCTCTGGCACAGCAAGCAGGAATTAAGCGGACCGAGCTCCAGCGGCATGATCTCAGCACACCTGGCCGCGAGGCAGTTCAAGTGCGAATTGATTTTGCTCCGGGAGCGGCATTTGGTAAACACATACACCCTGGCGAAGAGATCATCTACGTTCTTGAGGGGGTACTGGAATATCAGGTAGAGGGTAAACCACCGGTGATACTCAAGGCCGGCGATGTATTATTTATTCCGGCAGGTACGGTACATGCGGCCAGGAACACCAGCAGTGCCGACGCGCAGGAACTCGCCACTTATGTTGTTGAAAAAGGGAAGCCGATTGTAGTGCCGGTTAAGTAG
- a CDS encoding C40 family peptidase, translating into MHFHTGFQILFLALLSFFNPEKSDLKLAAKHHKTSKIVKTHKHSRTHYYSGSIDTSTISTGCTTPDELVTFAKSLRGIRYRFGSTNPEKGFDCSGFVNYVFHHFGIGIPRSSIDFASAFGRVALSEARTGDLILFTGTKKSRRAGHIGIVISEPGEPVMFIHSTSGAANGVTETPLNDYYMGRYIKTIRLFSDNSYNPIDSTSSDAERQDLVPAVSSTSGS; encoded by the coding sequence ATGCATTTTCATACTGGTTTCCAAATCCTTTTTCTGGCTTTGCTATCATTTTTTAATCCGGAGAAATCTGATTTAAAACTCGCCGCTAAACATCACAAAACCAGTAAAATTGTTAAAACGCATAAGCATTCCCGCACACATTATTATTCGGGCAGCATAGATACATCTACCATTTCAACAGGATGTACCACGCCCGATGAACTCGTTACTTTTGCCAAATCGCTTAGGGGTATCAGGTACCGGTTTGGTTCAACTAATCCCGAAAAAGGATTTGACTGCTCGGGCTTTGTTAATTATGTATTCCACCATTTTGGCATCGGCATACCCCGCAGTTCGATAGATTTTGCATCAGCATTCGGTCGTGTTGCCCTGAGCGAGGCCCGAACAGGCGATTTGATATTATTTACCGGCACAAAAAAATCAAGAAGGGCCGGCCACATTGGTATTGTTATTTCAGAGCCCGGAGAGCCGGTTATGTTTATACATTCTACATCAGGTGCCGCCAACGGCGTTACCGAAACACCTTTGAACGACTATTATATGGGCAGATATATAAAAACAATCAGGTTATTTTCTGATAACAGTTATAACCCGATTGATAGCACTTCCTCTGACGCTGAGCGACAGGATCTGGTACCCGCCGTTAGTTCCACTTCAGGCTCATAG
- a CDS encoding sensor histidine kinase encodes MVKKMNAVWFRLIGSSSDFSLESRMFHSISVGLIVLAIFYVPYNFFAGLYVASLSSLLLSLFFLYEYYNSRFNYKPHSSILFGVTGLIIFSVNYFANSGINGSTDIIWPAYLLLVFAISPYRQHLAWLMVYIICFLALHLVAYYNPQLVKHPFTAGKGELIDRITAFPLPVIAIYIVIKYIRRSYDKERISVEEKAKDIEVQNRHILLQKEQLEKSDAEKNKLMSIISHDMRTPLISIQNYLQLLNENELDSSLRARIEQELLTATNSTMDMLTNLLQWSKSQMEGSAIHLIPANLLDVIKSTLDMGKAQADKKDIALNYKINPLLNVIADRNMLQLVVRNLVSNAIKFTPNGGMINIDAHLVQHECKITVSDNGKGIEHNKQEKIFSINTEPDFGTNNEIGVGLGLPLCKEFIERQGGRIGFESAPGQGSTFFIFIPAETM; translated from the coding sequence ATGGTAAAAAAAATGAATGCGGTTTGGTTTAGGCTAATAGGTAGTTCTTCGGATTTTTCGTTAGAAAGCAGAATGTTTCACTCCATTAGTGTGGGGTTGATTGTGCTGGCTATTTTTTATGTTCCTTATAACTTTTTTGCTGGACTTTATGTAGCTTCTTTATCCAGTTTGCTATTAAGTTTATTTTTTTTGTACGAGTATTATAATTCGCGCTTTAATTACAAACCACACAGTAGCATTTTATTTGGGGTAACAGGGCTAATTATTTTCTCGGTTAACTATTTCGCCAATTCGGGTATTAATGGATCAACTGATATTATATGGCCCGCATACCTGCTATTGGTATTTGCAATTTCCCCTTACCGGCAGCACCTGGCCTGGCTAATGGTTTATATTATTTGTTTTCTGGCTTTGCACCTGGTGGCATATTATAATCCGCAGTTGGTGAAACATCCATTTACTGCGGGAAAGGGTGAGCTGATAGACAGGATTACGGCGTTCCCCTTGCCCGTGATCGCTATTTATATCGTTATTAAATACATCCGCAGAAGTTATGATAAAGAACGCATATCCGTAGAAGAAAAGGCTAAGGATATTGAAGTCCAAAACCGACACATATTACTTCAAAAAGAGCAGCTCGAAAAAAGCGACGCGGAAAAGAATAAGTTAATGTCCATTATATCTCATGATATGCGAACGCCGCTCATTAGCATACAAAATTACCTGCAATTACTTAACGAAAATGAACTGGACAGCTCATTGCGCGCAAGAATAGAGCAGGAATTGCTGACTGCCACCAACAGCACAATGGATATGCTTACCAATTTACTGCAATGGTCTAAATCACAAATGGAGGGGTCCGCAATTCATTTGATACCGGCAAACCTGCTTGATGTAATAAAAAGCACGCTGGATATGGGCAAAGCCCAGGCTGATAAAAAGGATATCGCCCTGAATTATAAAATCAACCCTTTGCTTAATGTAATTGCGGACAGGAACATGCTGCAACTGGTGGTGCGTAACCTAGTTAGCAATGCCATTAAATTTACGCCAAATGGCGGTATGATAAATATAGATGCGCATTTGGTGCAGCATGAATGTAAGATAACGGTTAGTGATAATGGCAAAGGCATAGAGCATAACAAGCAGGAAAAAATATTCTCTATCAATACCGAGCCGGACTTCGGCACAAATAATGAAATAGGAGTAGGCCTGGGCCTGCCTTTATGCAAAGAATTTATTGAACGCCAGGGAGGCAGGATAGGCTTTGAAAGCGCACCCGGCCAGGGCTCCACTTTTTTTATTTTTATACCGGCGGAAACAATGTAA
- a CDS encoding nuclear transport factor 2 family protein produces MKYGILFLLLSLSMQVASAQEADIKKLKELNEKWIASFVTRDTATMRGIYADNMELVSPGGKIFHKKDLLKNLLSTDQEFISSKVDSVRVRIFGSIGLVNATSTVHGKAAQKEFTVTTCYLDVYEKRNGRWYAVASQVTVPDNQ; encoded by the coding sequence ATGAAATACGGCATTCTTTTCTTATTACTGAGCCTTTCAATGCAAGTGGCATCCGCGCAGGAAGCAGATATTAAAAAGCTCAAAGAATTGAATGAAAAATGGATCGCTTCCTTTGTTACACGGGACACAGCGACCATGCGCGGCATTTATGCCGACAATATGGAATTGGTTTCTCCCGGCGGGAAAATATTTCATAAAAAAGATCTTCTCAAGAACCTTTTGTCTACAGATCAGGAATTCATTTCTTCCAAAGTTGATAGTGTTCGAGTGCGGATTTTTGGCAGTATCGGTTTGGTGAACGCCACCTCCACTGTACATGGCAAAGCCGCTCAAAAAGAATTTACCGTCACTACTTGTTATCTGGATGTTTACGAAAAACGTAACGGCCGCTGGTATGCAGTTGCATCCCAGGTGACAGTACCCGACAATCAATGA
- a CDS encoding ISAon1 family transposase, which yields MDNNPISCHLLGRLYSVDGKQLQQQYKDHLSDFHTWPQKEHAEEWLLFPDNIGPSLSIDETALSNGELYTIITNKAAKGGKKAIVAMLKGTQAEQIMAVLERIPLRKRNKVSEVTMDMAANMIKSIRRCFANASRVIDRFHVQKLAYDAVQEARIKYRWEALDAENLAYDNAKKNKQSYQPEVFSNGDTLKQLLARSRYLLFKHHTKWNLSQKQRADLLFHKYPLLQKAYQLSIRLGSIFTNCKNKQQAFKGLAIWYNDVETAGIDAFSTVARSVKTHYESILNFFDNRATNASAESFNAKIKAFRATSRGVRDTAFFLFRLQNIYA from the coding sequence TTGGATAATAACCCGATCAGCTGCCACTTGCTGGGCAGGCTTTACAGCGTCGACGGAAAACAGCTACAACAGCAGTATAAAGATCACCTAAGCGATTTTCATACCTGGCCACAAAAAGAGCATGCAGAAGAATGGCTGCTGTTTCCGGATAATATCGGACCGTCATTAAGCATCGATGAAACAGCCCTAAGCAATGGCGAGCTCTACACCATTATTACCAACAAAGCAGCCAAAGGCGGCAAGAAAGCGATTGTAGCGATGCTAAAAGGCACACAGGCCGAGCAGATCATGGCCGTGTTGGAACGTATTCCATTACGTAAGCGGAACAAGGTCAGCGAAGTAACGATGGATATGGCGGCAAACATGATCAAATCCATCCGCCGGTGCTTTGCTAATGCCAGCCGGGTGATCGACCGATTCCATGTGCAAAAGCTGGCTTATGATGCTGTACAGGAGGCGCGGATTAAATATCGCTGGGAAGCGTTGGATGCCGAGAATCTTGCATATGATAACGCTAAAAAGAATAAACAAAGCTATCAACCCGAAGTGTTCAGCAATGGCGACACGCTCAAGCAACTGTTAGCCCGGAGCCGTTACCTGCTTTTCAAACATCATACGAAATGGAACCTGTCACAAAAGCAAAGGGCAGATCTATTATTCCATAAATATCCGCTATTACAAAAGGCCTATCAGCTATCGATTCGGCTGGGCAGCATCTTTACCAACTGTAAGAACAAACAACAAGCTTTTAAAGGGCTGGCTATCTGGTATAATGACGTGGAAACTGCCGGTATAGATGCGTTCAGTACGGTGGCAAGGTCAGTCAAAACCCACTATGAATCAATCCTGAACTTCTTCGATAACCGGGCCACCAATGCTTCTGCCGAATCATTCAACGCCAAGATCAAAGCTTTCAGAGCTACTTCAAGAGGCGTAAGAGATACCGCTTTCTTCTTATTCAGACTCCAAAATATCTATGCCTGA
- a CDS encoding ISAon1 family transposase N-terminal region protein, translating to MSNAYETLVRLILPEGLLDYFELTDVKPSESGQLNIYLEEKNLPPAGYEKAQIESKGFLPETAIQDFPIRGHKVALCIKRRRWEVKSSGEVITRDWDLVRKGARMTTEFGLFLKGIFG from the coding sequence TTGTCCAACGCATACGAAACCCTGGTCCGCCTTATACTTCCTGAAGGCTTGTTAGATTATTTTGAACTGACTGACGTTAAACCGTCAGAAAGTGGTCAGCTGAATATTTACCTGGAAGAAAAGAACCTGCCTCCTGCCGGTTATGAAAAGGCACAAATAGAGTCAAAAGGCTTTCTGCCTGAAACAGCTATCCAGGACTTTCCGATCCGTGGTCATAAGGTAGCACTCTGTATTAAACGGCGCAGATGGGAAGTAAAATCCAGCGGTGAGGTCATCACCAGGGACTGGGATTTAGTACGAAAAGGGGCACGAATGACAACGGAATTCGGCCTTTTTTTAAAAGGTATATTTGGATAA
- the era gene encoding GTPase Era, whose protein sequence is MSHQAGFVSIIGKPNAGKSTLMNALVGENMSIITPKAQTTRHRILGIVNDENYQIVFSDTPGVIKPHYALHESMMHQVDGSIVDADLILLVTDIYEEYDETDVLKKLEGSLAPIAVLINKIDQSDEETVKKKVEFWRQKLNPKAVFAISALHGHNIKAVMDFVIENLPEHPAYYEKDALTDRNDRFFASEMIRAQLLKQYKKEIPYSAEVIVTAFVEGETLHRISAEIIVERDSQKNIIIGQGGKMLKIVGTYARRDMEDFFQKKVFLEMFVKVIPDWRSKKNYLKKFGYE, encoded by the coding sequence ATGAGTCATCAGGCAGGTTTTGTAAGCATAATTGGTAAGCCCAACGCAGGTAAATCAACCCTTATGAACGCCCTTGTTGGCGAAAATATGTCTATCATCACCCCCAAAGCCCAAACCACACGTCACCGTATATTGGGTATTGTGAACGATGAAAACTACCAGATTGTATTTTCAGACACCCCCGGCGTCATCAAACCGCATTATGCCCTGCACGAAAGCATGATGCACCAGGTAGATGGCTCCATTGTTGACGCCGACCTTATTTTGCTGGTTACCGATATTTACGAAGAGTATGATGAGACCGACGTTTTAAAAAAACTGGAAGGCTCACTGGCACCTATCGCTGTCCTGATTAATAAAATTGACCAGAGCGATGAGGAAACCGTAAAAAAGAAAGTTGAATTCTGGCGGCAAAAGCTAAACCCCAAAGCTGTTTTTGCTATATCGGCGCTGCATGGTCACAATATCAAAGCGGTTATGGATTTTGTTATCGAAAACCTTCCCGAGCATCCGGCTTATTATGAAAAAGATGCATTAACGGATCGTAACGACCGCTTTTTCGCGTCCGAGATGATCCGTGCGCAGCTCCTGAAACAATACAAAAAAGAAATCCCATACAGCGCCGAGGTTATTGTAACTGCGTTTGTAGAGGGAGAGACACTGCACCGCATCAGTGCCGAAATTATTGTAGAGCGCGATTCGCAAAAAAACATCATTATTGGCCAGGGCGGTAAAATGCTTAAAATAGTTGGCACCTACGCCCGCCGTGATATGGAAGACTTTTTCCAGAAGAAAGTTTTTCTTGAAATGTTTGTAAAAGTGATTCCCGATTGGCGCAGCAAAAAAAATTACCTTAAAAAATTCGGATACGAATAA
- the der gene encoding ribosome biogenesis GTPase Der, with the protein MSNIVAIVGRPNVGKSTLYNRLTESRKAIVDDFSGVTRDRHYGVAEWLNHQFTVIDTGGYVANSDDVFEAAIREQVDIAIEEASVILFIVDVTTGITDLDDEIANRLRKSSKPVFVVVNKLDNNSQLADSMVFYSLGLGEIYTISSMTGSGTGELLDEVVKHFEDVVLEENTRPKYAIVGRPNVGKSSIINALIGKDRNIVTPIAGTTRDSIHIHYNQYGHDFMLIDTAGLRKKTKVKENIEFYSVMRTIKALEEADVIILMIDAVEGFEAQDMNIFHLAEKNKKGVLIVVNKWDLIEKNNKTVKVFEEQIREKIAPFTDVPVVFTSVTEKQRVLKVIDVANQVYQNRARKISTSKLNEVMLPIIESYPPPSIKGKYVKIKYITQIAGASPMFAFFCNLPQYVKEPYYRFIENKLRENFDFSGAPIQVWFRQK; encoded by the coding sequence ATGAGTAACATAGTAGCCATAGTGGGCAGGCCCAACGTGGGCAAATCAACCTTATATAACCGCTTAACAGAATCTCGCAAAGCCATTGTTGACGATTTTAGCGGTGTAACCCGCGACAGGCATTATGGCGTTGCCGAATGGCTAAATCACCAGTTCACCGTTATTGATACCGGCGGTTATGTGGCCAACTCTGATGATGTTTTTGAAGCAGCCATACGCGAACAGGTTGATATTGCCATTGAAGAAGCATCTGTAATTTTATTTATTGTTGATGTTACTACCGGCATTACCGACCTTGATGATGAAATAGCTAACCGTTTGCGCAAAAGCAGCAAACCTGTTTTTGTGGTTGTAAACAAGCTTGATAACAATAGCCAGTTAGCGGATTCGATGGTGTTTTATAGTCTGGGACTGGGCGAAATTTACACCATTTCGTCAATGACCGGCTCTGGTACCGGTGAATTACTTGACGAAGTGGTTAAACATTTTGAGGATGTGGTGTTAGAAGAAAACACTCGCCCCAAATATGCAATTGTTGGTCGGCCGAATGTGGGTAAATCATCTATCATTAACGCATTGATAGGCAAAGATCGTAATATTGTTACTCCAATAGCAGGCACCACGCGCGACTCGATCCACATCCACTATAACCAGTATGGGCATGATTTTATGCTGATTGATACAGCCGGCCTGCGTAAAAAAACAAAAGTTAAAGAAAATATAGAGTTCTACTCGGTAATGCGCACCATAAAGGCTCTGGAAGAAGCCGATGTGATTATCCTGATGATTGATGCCGTAGAAGGCTTTGAGGCTCAGGATATGAATATCTTTCACCTCGCCGAAAAAAATAAAAAAGGCGTGCTCATTGTGGTAAACAAATGGGATTTGATAGAAAAAAACAATAAAACCGTTAAAGTATTTGAAGAGCAGATACGTGAAAAAATAGCGCCGTTTACAGATGTACCTGTTGTATTTACCTCTGTTACCGAAAAACAACGGGTTTTAAAGGTAATTGATGTAGCCAACCAGGTTTACCAAAACCGTGCGCGTAAAATATCAACCTCTAAACTTAACGAGGTGATGCTGCCTATTATTGAAAGCTACCCCCCGCCGTCCATCAAAGGCAAATACGTAAAAATTAAATACATCACCCAAATTGCGGGAGCGTCGCCAATGTTCGCCTTCTTCTGTAATTTGCCTCAGTACGTAAAAGAACCATACTACCGCTTTATTGAAAATAAACTGAGGGAAAATTTTGATTTTTCCGGTGCACCTATACAGGTTTGGTTCAGGCAGAAATAA
- a CDS encoding S41 family peptidase yields MKKTAGVIFRTMILLLVGITIGLLISDNNFADRNLGFSFSGTDKLSKVLELVGQNYVDSVNIDSIEGASVNDLLQNLDPHSLYLPPQQAQSINERLDGGFNGIGIEYQLMRDTLIITQVYEGGPAAKAGLLVGSRVINVNNKKFSGTKLTNDRINSVFRGEKDSIILLGVAEGKAIKTYTIKRGRVDLSSVNAAYMANENTGYIKISKFASTTDIDFRRALGKLKTTGMNNLLLDLRGNGGGYLNAATSLADEFLSKGKLIVYTKGVHEPRTDYFATDSGLFQHGKVTVLIDEYSASASEILAGALQDLDRATIVGRRSFGKGLVQQQFPFGDGSAVNLTVARYYTPSGRSIQKSYKGGLESYRNELAIRMQKGELFSEQSNRSDTSAFNGKGSSYHTLSGRKVFSGGGIMPDVFVPADTTQNTMLIQNLLDQQLFSAYVIDKMQPVINKFATGDDFIKNYNVSDDDFHSFILYSSQKLKEMDSHELLISRDYIKNILKANAARFKWGDNAFYQVMNINDEAFKKALSI; encoded by the coding sequence ATGAAAAAAACTGCGGGTGTTATTTTCAGGACGATGATCCTGTTGCTGGTGGGTATAACAATTGGGTTGCTGATAAGCGATAATAATTTTGCTGACCGTAACCTTGGCTTCTCATTTTCTGGCACCGACAAACTATCTAAAGTTTTGGAACTCGTAGGTCAAAATTATGTAGATAGTGTGAACATTGACAGCATTGAAGGCGCCTCGGTTAATGATTTATTACAAAACCTCGATCCGCATTCGCTTTATTTACCTCCGCAGCAAGCCCAATCTATTAACGAACGCCTTGATGGGGGTTTTAATGGTATTGGTATTGAATACCAGTTGATGCGCGATACATTGATTATTACCCAGGTATATGAGGGTGGCCCGGCGGCAAAAGCGGGGCTGTTGGTGGGCAGTCGGGTAATTAATGTGAATAACAAAAAATTTTCGGGCACAAAGCTAACCAACGATAGGATAAATAGTGTTTTCAGGGGTGAAAAGGACTCCATTATATTGCTTGGTGTAGCCGAAGGGAAAGCGATAAAAACATATACCATAAAACGCGGACGCGTTGATCTGAGCAGTGTAAATGCTGCATATATGGCCAATGAAAATACAGGTTACATTAAAATAAGCAAGTTTGCATCAACCACCGATATTGATTTTCGCCGGGCTCTCGGAAAGCTTAAAACAACAGGAATGAACAACCTGCTGCTTGATTTACGCGGTAATGGCGGCGGCTACCTGAATGCTGCAACTTCATTGGCTGATGAGTTTTTAAGTAAAGGTAAACTGATAGTTTATACCAAGGGCGTACACGAACCACGTACTGATTATTTCGCAACAGATTCAGGCCTGTTTCAGCATGGCAAGGTAACGGTGTTAATTGATGAATATTCGGCATCGGCAAGTGAGATACTGGCGGGTGCCCTGCAGGATCTGGACAGGGCCACCATAGTTGGTCGCCGCTCATTTGGCAAAGGCCTGGTTCAGCAGCAATTCCCATTTGGCGATGGTTCTGCTGTAAATTTAACCGTGGCCAGGTACTATACCCCTTCGGGCCGGTCGATACAAAAATCATACAAAGGCGGACTGGAAAGCTACCGCAACGAACTGGCTATACGTATGCAAAAAGGGGAGCTGTTTTCTGAGCAAAGTAACAGGAGCGATACTTCGGCCTTTAATGGTAAAGGCTCATCGTATCATACCCTGAGCGGCCGTAAGGTTTTTAGTGGCGGCGGTATTATGCCCGATGTTTTTGTGCCGGCGGATACTACACAAAACACCATGCTCATCCAAAACCTGCTTGATCAGCAATTGTTTTCGGCTTATGTGATTGACAAGATGCAGCCCGTTATCAACAAGTTTGCAACAGGCGATGATTTTATAAAAAACTACAACGTAAGCGACGACGATTTTCACAGCTTTATACTTTATTCCTCACAAAAGCTCAAGGAAATGGATTCGCACGAATTACTGATTTCGAGGGATTACATCAAAAATATTCTGAAAGCCAATGCCGCCCGTTTTAAATGGGGCGATAACGCTTTTTACCAGGTAATGAATATTAACGACGAAGCTTTTAAGAAAGCGCTGAGTATATAA
- the murQ gene encoding N-acetylmuramic acid 6-phosphate etherase, whose translation METITERESHYKNLEQLSVLEILENINKEDQTVPLAVAKALPQIEQLSAATAKRMRKGGRLFYIGAGTSGRLGVVDASECPPTFGVPFDMVVGLIAGGDGAIRKAVEFAEDDTEQAWKDLQEFNINDKDVVVGIAASGTTPYVIGGLKMAAKNNIVTGCIVCNNGSPVAAEAQYPVEVVTGPEFLTGSTRMKAGTAQKLVLNMLSTSVMIQLGRVKGNKMVDMQLSNNKLVNRGARMVMEETGLNEDDAAALLKKHGSVRSAVDNYKK comes from the coding sequence ATGGAAACCATCACCGAAAGGGAATCGCATTATAAGAATTTAGAGCAGCTGTCTGTTCTTGAAATACTTGAAAACATCAACAAGGAAGATCAAACCGTACCATTGGCGGTTGCAAAAGCATTACCGCAAATTGAGCAGCTATCTGCCGCAACCGCAAAAAGAATGCGCAAGGGCGGTCGCCTATTCTACATTGGTGCCGGAACCAGTGGCCGTTTAGGCGTGGTAGATGCCTCTGAATGCCCGCCAACATTCGGAGTTCCGTTTGATATGGTTGTAGGCCTGATTGCCGGGGGTGATGGTGCTATACGCAAAGCTGTTGAATTTGCGGAGGATGATACCGAACAGGCCTGGAAAGACCTGCAGGAATTTAATATCAATGATAAAGATGTAGTTGTGGGCATAGCGGCATCTGGCACTACTCCTTATGTAATAGGGGGGTTAAAAATGGCCGCGAAAAATAATATTGTAACCGGCTGCATAGTTTGTAATAATGGGAGCCCCGTTGCAGCTGAGGCGCAATACCCGGTTGAAGTGGTTACCGGACCGGAATTTTTGACCGGCTCAACCCGGATGAAAGCAGGCACTGCACAAAAGCTGGTTTTAAATATGCTGAGCACCAGTGTAATGATACAGCTGGGCCGCGTAAAAGGGAATAAAATGGTTGATATGCAGTTAAGCAACAACAAGCTGGTTAACCGCGGGGCCCGCATGGTGATGGAAGAAACAGGGTTAAACGAAGATGATGCCGCCGCGCTATTAAAAAAACACGGAAGTGTTAGAAGCGCGGTGGATAACTATAAAAAATGA
- a CDS encoding IS110 family RNA-guided transposase, whose translation MEKMHFHAAGIDIGARKLFVGLESQPVRSFETFTSDLVSLKHYLLEHKVSTVAMEATGVYWYVLYDILLDAGLDVWLVDGRQTRQLPGRKTDVKDCQWIQQLHSYGLLNRCYVSEGHIKELRSYQRLREDHLRSAAMHVQHMQKALIEMNIRLPEVLSQVHGVSGMALIDAILQGERDPAKLFSLCHKKIRENKGEEVLKALQGHYTAQGLFALGQAYKGYGFYQGQIQECDSQIDSVLQRINRDKSLPPGISGGKRKAIRHNKPNIDNLGDHLLKIFDGKDATKLPGITDYNWLQLYTEVGSDLSRWPSEKHFTSWLGLSPGHDRSGKKNKSKSKGKPTVGQIFKQMAHGLLNSKYIGWGSFARRLRGRKGPAIAIKATARKLAAQYWRLIVKGADFVEKGLHSYENILKEQKQRRLERLALELNMELVPA comes from the coding sequence ATGGAAAAGATGCATTTTCATGCAGCGGGCATAGATATAGGCGCCCGTAAGCTATTCGTGGGGCTTGAAAGTCAGCCGGTTCGTTCGTTTGAAACTTTCACCAGTGATCTGGTATCACTTAAGCATTATTTATTGGAGCATAAAGTAAGTACGGTAGCCATGGAAGCGACAGGAGTTTACTGGTATGTGCTTTATGATATTCTTTTGGATGCGGGATTAGATGTGTGGCTTGTTGACGGGCGGCAGACACGGCAGTTACCAGGCAGAAAAACAGATGTAAAGGATTGCCAGTGGATACAGCAGTTGCATAGCTATGGTTTACTGAACCGCTGTTATGTTTCAGAGGGGCATATCAAAGAATTGCGTAGTTATCAGCGTCTTCGGGAGGATCACCTTCGGAGTGCGGCCATGCATGTTCAACACATGCAGAAGGCACTGATAGAAATGAATATCCGTTTGCCGGAGGTATTAAGCCAGGTCCATGGAGTAAGCGGCATGGCGTTGATCGATGCGATACTGCAGGGTGAGCGTGATCCTGCTAAGTTGTTTTCACTGTGCCATAAAAAGATCAGGGAGAATAAAGGAGAAGAAGTATTGAAGGCCTTGCAGGGCCATTATACAGCCCAGGGGCTTTTTGCCTTGGGTCAGGCCTATAAGGGCTATGGTTTTTATCAGGGTCAGATACAGGAATGCGACAGTCAGATTGATAGTGTTTTACAGCGGATCAACAGGGACAAGAGCCTACCGCCGGGAATAAGCGGCGGGAAACGCAAAGCGATCCGTCACAACAAACCTAATATCGATAATCTGGGGGATCACTTGTTGAAGATATTTGATGGTAAAGACGCGACCAAACTCCCGGGTATTACAGATTACAACTGGTTACAGTTATACACAGAGGTAGGTTCGGATCTTAGCCGATGGCCAAGTGAAAAACATTTCACCAGTTGGCTTGGTTTATCGCCGGGGCATGACCGTTCAGGAAAGAAAAACAAAAGTAAAAGCAAGGGTAAGCCGACCGTTGGGCAAATATTCAAACAGATGGCCCATGGATTATTGAACAGCAAGTATATCGGCTGGGGTTCATTTGCAAGAAGATTAAGGGGTAGAAAAGGCCCCGCGATAGCTATTAAAGCTACAGCCAGAAAACTGGCTGCTCAATACTGGCGTTTAATCGTAAAAGGCGCCGACTTTGTAGAGAAGGGCCTTCACTCGTATGAGAACATTCTTAAAGAACAGAAACAAAGGCGATTAGAAAGACTCGCCCTTGAATTAAATATGGAACTTGTGCCTGCTTAA